A section of the Engraulis encrasicolus isolate BLACKSEA-1 chromosome 8, IST_EnEncr_1.0, whole genome shotgun sequence genome encodes:
- the LOC134453949 gene encoding uncharacterized protein LOC134453949, which translates to MPQVTEASSSVAMEVMGLQRGLDELLSCGVDIAVMTTDRSPSVRKLMREEHPQIRHELDPWHVVKGIKKKIVAASNRRGQKELLGWFRAITNHFYWSCDTSKGDQELCILRWCSVLHHIIGVHRWEEGGTTYTCHHPALSIEEQQDKKRWLEPQSPAFLALKDIVTNKNLLQDMRQMALFKHTGTLEAFHSVMLKYVPKRLHFGYDSMRARTQLAIMDHNENVGRQQATTKEDSQRTG; encoded by the exons ATGCCACAGGTGACAGAAGCAAGCAGCTCTGTTGCGATGGAGGTCATGGGACTTCAGAGGGGCCTGGATGAACTGCTGAGTTGTGGGGTGGATATAGCTGTGATGACGACAGACAGATCACCATCGGTCCGGAAATTGATGAGAGAAGAACATCCCCAAATCCGGCACGAGTTGGATCCCTGGCATGTTGTAAAGG gaATCAAGAAGAAAATTGTTGCGGCATCAAACAGACGGGGTCAGAAAGAGCTGCTTGGATGGTTCAGAGCCATTACCAACCACTTTTATTGGTCTTGCGATACTTCCAAGGGTGATCAGGAG CTTTGCATCCTTCGATGGTGCTCCGTGCTTCATCACATCATTGGAGTGCATCGGTGGGAGGAAGGCGGCACTACGTATACCTGCCATCACCCAGCCCTGTCCATTGAGGAGCAGCAAGACAAGAAAAGATGGCTTGAACCTCAGTCCCCTGCTTTTTTGGCCCTCAAAGACATTGTCACAAACAAGAATCTCCTCCAAGACATGAGGCAGATGGCGCTTTTCAAGCACACAG GAACTCTGGAGGCCTTCCACTCTGTCATGCTGAAATATGTCCCTAAAAGACTGCATTTTGGATATGACTCCATGCGGGCACGGACACAGCTGGCAATCATGGATCACAATGAAAATGTTGGCAGACAACAGGCTACGACTAAAGAAG ACAGTCAGCGGACTGGGTGA
- the LOC134453950 gene encoding uncharacterized protein LOC134453950 — protein sequence MSSALTLFLTSPPQTSPKPRSRRSLSGKYYALAPSWSNPVEPMSVPSTSKAVIAPLSASSSLPSIPSEEEGEAEAELDVTDLSKSLGEMDVKDTSFVLTNSQSSSTTGTGSCSEVVYADSDKPWTERKWVVNESNILQLFRSCLQCRALTETTITTNGSQIKINWTCGKHSGEWKSCPDRRGVAENNLLICASTVFTGSTYTDIADWAKLVNISIPAHTTFYAMQRAYILPAIQSVYQKQHDQIMSRLIEESKSGKGLELCGDGRCDSPGKFNSNLYRYLFHINFLHHNNPILDTEPILFFFQGFSAKYSTYSFQSDTTKEIVHFELVQVICFC from the exons ATGTCCTCTGCATTGACCCTGTTCCTCACCAGCCCTCCCCAGACAAGCCCAAAACCACGGTCAAGGCGGTCGCTGTCAGGAAAATATTACGCCTTGGCGCCATCATGGTCTAATCCAGTG GAACCGATGTCTGTACCGTCCACATCAAAAGCGGTTATAGCTCCCCTGTCTGCATCTTCATCATTGCCGAGTATCCCGAGTGAAGAGGAGGGTGAGGCGGAGGCTGAACTGGACGTTACAGATCTCAGCAAGAGCTTAGGGGAAATGGATGTGAAAGACACCAGCTTCGTCTTGACAAATTCACAGTCGTCTTCCACTACAGGGACTGGGTCTTGTTCAGAAGTTGTTTATGCAGACTCAGACAAACCATGGACAGAAAGGAAATGGGTGGTGAACGAGTCCAACATCCTCCAACTTTTTCGGTCATGTCTTCAGTGCAGGGCTTTGACAGAAACTACAATCACCACCAACGGCAgccaaataaaaataaactggACGTGTGGGAAGCACTCTGGTGAATGGAAATCCTGTCCCGATCGCCGTGGTGTGGCTGAGAATAATCTGCTGATCTGTGCCTCAACAGTCTTTACTGGATCCACATACACGGACATAGCTGACTGGGCGAAGCTCGTGAACATTTCCATTCCAGCACATACAACATTTTATGCCATGCAAAGGGCATATATTCTACCTGCCATACAGTCTGTGTACCAGAAGCAACATGACCAAATAATGTCCCGCCTAATTGAAGAATCCAAATCCGGAAAGGGGCTTGAACTCTGTGGTGACGGAAGGTGTGACAGTCCAGGTAAATTCAATTCTAATCTGTATAGATACTTGTTTCACATTAATTTTCTTCATCATAACAACCCAATCCTTGATACTGAAccgattttgtttttctttcaaggTTTCAGTGCCAAATACTCCACCTACTCTTTCCAAAGTGACACCACAAAGGAAATAGTGCATTTTGAACTGGTCCAGGTAATATGTTTTTGCTAA